Proteins encoded together in one Bacteroides ovatus window:
- the pyk gene encoding pyruvate kinase, which translates to MLLKQTKIVASISDRRCDVDFIKQLFEAGMNVVRMNTAHASREGFEALIANVRAVSNRIAILMDTKGPEVRTTANAEPIPYKTGDKVKIVGNPDLETTRECIAVSYPNFVSDLNIGGMILIDDGDLELEVIDKTNDYLLCEVKNDATLGSRKSVNVPGVRINLPSLTEKDRNNILYAIEKDIDFIAHSFVRNRQDVLDIREILDAHNSDIKIIAKIENQEGVDNIDEILEVADGVMVARGDLGIEVPQERIPGIQRVLIRKCILAKKPVIVATQMLHTMINNPRPTRAEVTDIANAIYYRTDALMLSGETAYGKYPVEAVRTMTKIAAQAEKDKLEENDIRIPLDENSNDVTAFLAKQAVKATSKLKIRAIITDSYSGRTARNLAAFRGKYPVLAICYKEKTMRHLALSYGVEAIYMPELANGQEYYFAALRRLLKEGRLQPSDMVGYLSSGKAGTKTSFLEINVVEDALKHAEETVLPNNNRYL; encoded by the coding sequence ATGTTATTGAAACAGACTAAAATTGTGGCTTCCATCTCGGATAGACGTTGCGATGTGGATTTTATAAAACAGTTGTTTGAAGCTGGGATGAATGTGGTGCGTATGAATACAGCGCACGCTAGCCGTGAAGGTTTTGAAGCTTTGATTGCAAATGTACGTGCTGTGTCCAACCGTATTGCGATCTTGATGGATACAAAAGGTCCGGAAGTTCGTACGACGGCTAATGCAGAACCAATTCCATATAAGACAGGTGATAAAGTAAAGATTGTAGGTAATCCGGATTTGGAGACAACCCGTGAATGTATTGCTGTTTCATACCCGAACTTTGTGTCCGATCTGAATATCGGTGGTATGATCCTGATTGATGATGGTGATCTGGAACTGGAAGTTATTGATAAGACTAACGATTATTTGTTGTGTGAAGTCAAGAACGATGCTACTTTGGGAAGCCGTAAGAGCGTAAATGTTCCGGGTGTTCGCATTAATCTTCCGTCATTAACGGAAAAAGACCGTAACAATATTCTTTATGCTATTGAAAAGGATATTGATTTTATCGCTCATTCTTTTGTACGCAATCGTCAGGATGTGCTTGATATACGTGAAATTCTGGATGCTCATAATAGTGATATTAAGATTATTGCTAAGATTGAGAATCAGGAAGGGGTAGATAATATTGATGAAATTCTGGAAGTGGCAGATGGTGTAATGGTGGCCCGTGGTGACTTGGGTATTGAAGTTCCACAGGAACGTATCCCGGGAATCCAGCGTGTATTGATTCGCAAATGTATTTTGGCAAAGAAGCCGGTAATCGTGGCTACTCAGATGCTCCATACGATGATAAATAACCCTCGTCCGACTCGTGCGGAAGTGACTGATATTGCTAATGCAATCTACTATCGTACAGATGCATTGATGTTGAGTGGGGAAACTGCTTATGGTAAGTATCCGGTAGAGGCAGTGAGAACAATGACTAAGATTGCTGCCCAGGCTGAAAAAGATAAATTGGAGGAAAATGATATCCGTATTCCATTGGATGAGAATAGTAATGATGTTACGGCATTCCTTGCTAAACAGGCAGTGAAGGCTACCTCTAAACTAAAAATACGTGCCATTATTACTGATAGCTATAGCGGACGTACTGCCCGCAATCTGGCAGCTTTCCGTGGAAAGTATCCGGTGTTGGCTATCTGTTATAAAGAAAAGACGATGCGTCATTTGGCTTTGTCTTATGGTGTGGAAGCTATCTATATGCCGGAATTAGCTAACGGACAGGAGTATTACTTTGCAGCATTGCGCCGTTTGTTGAAAGAAGGTCGTTTACAGCCTTCTGATATGGTTGGTTATTTGAGTAGTGGTAAGGCGGGAACGAAAACATCATTCCTCGAAATTAATGTAGTGGAAGATGCTTTGAAGCATGCAGAGGAGACTGTATTACCTAACAATAACCGCTATCTGTAA
- the aroQ gene encoding type II 3-dehydroquinate dehydratase, translated as MKIQIINGPNINLLGKREPSIYGSVTFEDYLVDLRKRYVDVEIGYFQSNIEGEMIDCIQRVGFDVDGIILNAGAYTHTSIALQDAIRSVTSPVIEVHISNVHNRESFRHVSMIACACKGVICGFGLNSYRLALEALLDR; from the coding sequence ATGAAGATACAAATTATTAATGGCCCGAATATTAATCTGTTGGGTAAGCGTGAACCTTCCATTTACGGAAGCGTTACATTTGAAGATTACTTGGTTGATCTTCGCAAAAGATACGTTGACGTGGAGATCGGCTATTTTCAATCGAATATTGAGGGTGAAATGATAGACTGCATACAGCGGGTAGGATTTGATGTGGATGGCATCATTCTGAATGCAGGTGCGTATACACATACTTCCATAGCCTTGCAGGATGCTATTCGCTCTGTGACGTCTCCGGTGATTGAGGTACATATTTCCAATGTGCATAATCGGGAGTCTTTCCGACACGTATCGATGATTGCTTGTGCCTGCAAGGGAGTGATTTGTGGCTTTGGGTTGAATTCGTACCGTTTGGCCTTGGAAGCTTTGTTAGATAGATAA
- a CDS encoding TlpA disulfide reductase family protein, with translation MKKSSILILIIICLCSCGKSSKKVSITGEIKGLGTDTLYLYGMDESFDRIDTIFAKNDKFSYTASIDTITSAFLLIDNQTEYPIFLDKGNQIKIKGDINHPEYLDINGNIYNEEFTNFQKELNSLPTPSEKDLEQKAEEFIMKHHSSFVSLYLLDKYFVQKDSPDFNKIKKLIEVMTGILQDKLYIEQLNEAISLSEKTETGKYAPFFSLSNIKGEKITRSSEDFKKKNLLINFWASWGDSISNHQSNTELKEIYQKYKKNKHIAMLGISLDMDKQEWQDAIKRDTLNWEQVCDFGGLNSEVAKQYAIKQVPSNILLSADGKILAKNLKGEQLKKKIEEVVTAAEEKEKQDNKKKK, from the coding sequence ATGAAAAAGAGTAGCATTTTAATCCTCATAATCATTTGTCTATGCAGTTGTGGTAAATCTTCAAAGAAGGTTAGCATAACCGGGGAAATCAAAGGCCTGGGCACAGATACGCTTTATCTGTATGGAATGGACGAATCATTCGACCGGATAGATACCATTTTCGCGAAGAACGATAAATTCTCTTATACAGCTTCAATAGACACCATTACTTCTGCCTTTTTACTTATTGACAATCAGACAGAATATCCAATCTTCCTTGACAAAGGAAATCAGATCAAAATAAAAGGAGATATCAATCACCCGGAATATCTGGATATCAATGGTAATATATATAATGAAGAGTTTACAAACTTTCAGAAAGAACTAAATAGCCTGCCTACCCCATCCGAGAAAGATTTAGAGCAAAAAGCAGAAGAATTCATCATGAAGCATCATTCTTCTTTTGTCAGCCTCTACTTGTTGGATAAATACTTTGTTCAGAAAGATTCGCCCGATTTCAACAAAATAAAGAAGCTAATTGAAGTCATGACAGGAATATTGCAAGACAAGCTGTATATTGAACAGCTCAACGAAGCCATCTCACTGTCAGAGAAAACAGAAACAGGCAAATATGCTCCCTTCTTCAGTCTATCTAACATAAAAGGAGAGAAAATTACCCGGTCATCAGAAGATTTCAAGAAAAAGAACTTGTTAATCAACTTTTGGGCTTCATGGGGAGATAGCATTTCCAATCACCAAAGCAATACCGAGTTAAAAGAGATCTATCAGAAATATAAGAAGAACAAACATATAGCCATGCTCGGTATCTCCCTTGATATGGATAAACAAGAATGGCAGGATGCTATAAAACGTGATACGCTCAATTGGGAGCAAGTCTGTGATTTTGGCGGACTAAATTCCGAAGTAGCCAAACAATACGCCATCAAGCAAGTTCCCAGCAACATTCTTCTGTCGGCAGACGGTAAGATTCTCGCGAAAAACCTCAAAGGAGAACAATTGAAGAAGAAAATTGAGGAAGTAGTCACTGCTGCTGAAGAAAAGGAAAAACAAGACAATAAGAAGAAAAAATAA
- the xerD gene encoding site-specific tyrosine recombinase XerD, which yields MEINEKKKKKEQQEVIIRKYQQYLKLEKSLSPNTLDAYLTDLYKLINFLEQEKVGILDVCLSDLQHFAAGLHDIGIHPRSQARILSGIKSFFRFLIIEDYLEADPSELLEGPKIGFKLPEVLTVEEIDRIISAVDRSKAEGQRNRAILETLYSCGLRVSELVTLKLSDLYFDEGFIKVEGKGSKQRLVPISPRAINEIKLYIPDRNQIEVKKGHEDFVFVSQRRGKGLSRIMIFHMIKELAEKAGITKNISPHTFRHSFATHLLEGGANLRAIQCMLGHESIATTEIYTHIDRNMLRSEIIEHHPRNIKYRKEKEELFH from the coding sequence ATGGAAATCAACGAAAAAAAGAAGAAGAAGGAACAACAAGAGGTGATAATCAGGAAGTATCAGCAGTATCTCAAACTGGAAAAGTCTTTATCTCCTAATACGCTGGATGCCTATCTTACGGATCTGTACAAACTGATAAACTTTTTGGAGCAGGAAAAGGTAGGGATACTAGACGTATGTTTATCTGATCTTCAACATTTTGCAGCCGGATTACACGATATTGGCATTCACCCCCGTTCACAGGCCCGCATCTTATCAGGAATCAAATCATTCTTCCGTTTTCTCATTATTGAAGACTACCTGGAAGCAGACCCCAGTGAGTTATTAGAAGGACCTAAAATAGGCTTTAAACTTCCTGAAGTACTGACCGTGGAGGAAATTGACCGGATCATCTCCGCCGTCGACCGCAGCAAAGCCGAAGGACAGCGAAATAGAGCTATTTTAGAGACATTATACAGTTGCGGACTTCGCGTATCGGAGCTTGTCACCCTCAAGCTGTCCGACCTTTATTTTGATGAAGGTTTTATCAAAGTAGAAGGAAAAGGAAGCAAACAGCGCCTCGTCCCCATCTCTCCACGAGCCATTAATGAAATAAAACTTTACATACCAGACCGTAATCAAATTGAAGTAAAAAAAGGGCATGAAGATTTCGTTTTCGTCAGCCAGCGGAGAGGTAAAGGACTTTCCCGGATTATGATCTTTCACATGATAAAAGAATTAGCGGAAAAAGCAGGCATTACCAAAAACATCAGTCCGCACACTTTCCGGCATTCCTTCGCCACTCATTTACTGGAAGGTGGAGCCAATTTGCGAGCCATTCAATGCATGCTCGGACATGAATCTATTGCGACAACGGAAATCTATACACACATTGACCGCAACATGCTTCGTAGTGAGATTATTGAGCATCACCCGCGAAATATCAAGTACCGGAAAGAAAAAGAGGAGTTATTTCATTAA
- a CDS encoding tetratricopeptide repeat protein has protein sequence MTKKLYLPLLMAMVVALFSSCSKKMGELSADYFTVTPQVLEAVGGKVPATINGKFPEKYFNKKAVVEVTPVLKWNGGEAKGQPATFQGEKVEGNDQTISYKMGGSYTMKTSFDYVPEMAKSELYLEFKATIGKKVVTIPAVKIADGVISTSELVNNTLGNANPALGEDAFQRIIKEKHDANIMFLIQQANIRSSELKTAKEFNKEVANVNEAANKKISNIEVSAYASPDGGVSLNTTLAENREDNTTKMLSKDLKKAKIDAPIDAKYTAQDWEGFQELVSKSNIQDKELILRVIAMYQDPAQRESEIKNISAVYKELANTILPQLRRSRLTLNYEIIGKSDEEITKLASSNPSELNVEELLYAATLTSDPAKQEAIYTQATKQFPNDYRGYNNLGKLAYQAGNIDKAESYFKKAASVNATPEVNMNLGLISLMKGDKAAAEAYFGKAAGTKELGESMGNLYIAQGQYERAVNSFGDSKTNSAALAQILAKDYNKAKNTLANVERPDAYTDYLMAVLGARTNNSSMVTSSLKSAVAKDSSLAKKAATDLEFAKFFTNADFMNIIK, from the coding sequence ATGACTAAGAAGTTGTACTTGCCTTTACTCATGGCAATGGTTGTTGCATTATTCTCTTCTTGCAGCAAAAAAATGGGTGAATTATCAGCTGATTACTTCACTGTTACTCCGCAAGTGCTGGAGGCAGTAGGTGGTAAAGTTCCTGCGACCATCAATGGTAAATTTCCTGAAAAGTATTTCAACAAGAAAGCGGTTGTAGAAGTTACTCCGGTTTTGAAATGGAATGGCGGCGAAGCTAAAGGCCAACCAGCTACTTTCCAAGGTGAAAAAGTGGAAGGTAACGACCAGACTATCTCTTACAAGATGGGCGGTAGCTACACTATGAAAACGTCTTTCGACTATGTTCCGGAAATGGCTAAGTCTGAATTGTACCTGGAATTCAAAGCTACTATCGGTAAGAAAGTAGTTACTATTCCTGCTGTGAAAATTGCTGATGGTGTAATCTCTACTTCTGAATTAGTAAACAATACATTAGGTAACGCTAACCCTGCATTGGGCGAAGACGCTTTCCAACGTATCATCAAAGAAAAACACGATGCTAACATCATGTTCTTGATCCAACAAGCTAACATTCGTTCCAGCGAGTTGAAGACTGCTAAAGAATTCAACAAAGAAGTAGCTAACGTAAACGAAGCTGCTAACAAGAAGATCAGCAACATCGAAGTTTCTGCATACGCTTCTCCTGATGGTGGTGTAAGCTTGAATACTACTCTTGCTGAAAACCGCGAAGACAACACAACTAAGATGTTGAGCAAAGACCTGAAGAAAGCAAAAATCGACGCTCCGATCGATGCTAAATATACTGCACAGGACTGGGAAGGTTTCCAAGAACTGGTTTCTAAATCTAACATCCAAGACAAAGAGTTGATCCTCCGCGTTATTGCAATGTACCAAGATCCTGCTCAAAGAGAAAGCGAAATCAAAAACATCTCCGCTGTATACAAAGAATTGGCTAACACTATTCTTCCTCAGTTGCGTCGTTCTCGTTTGACTTTGAACTATGAAATCATCGGTAAGTCTGACGAAGAAATCACTAAACTGGCTTCTTCTAATCCTTCTGAACTGAATGTAGAAGAATTGCTGTATGCTGCTACACTGACTAGCGATCCTGCTAAACAAGAAGCTATCTATACTCAAGCTACCAAACAATTCCCGAACGATTACCGTGGTTACAACAACTTGGGTAAATTAGCTTACCAGGCTGGTAACATTGACAAAGCTGAATCTTACTTCAAGAAAGCTGCCAGTGTTAATGCTACTCCTGAAGTTAACATGAACTTAGGTTTGATCTCTTTGATGAAGGGTGACAAAGCTGCTGCAGAAGCATACTTCGGTAAAGCTGCCGGCACAAAAGAACTTGGCGAATCTATGGGTAACCTGTACATCGCTCAAGGGCAATATGAAAGAGCAGTAAACTCATTCGGTGACTCTAAGACTAACAGTGCTGCTTTGGCTCAAATCCTTGCTAAGGACTACAACAAAGCTAAAAATACATTGGCTAACGTAGAAAGACCTGATGCTTACACTGACTACCTGATGGCAGTTTTAGGTGCTAGAACTAATAATTCTTCTATGGTAACAAGCAGCTTGAAGAGCGCAGTTGCTAAAGATTCTTCATTAGCTAAGAAGGCAGCTACTGACCTGGAATTTGCTAAATTCTTCACAAATGCAGATTTCATGAACATCATTAAATAA